In Labeo rohita strain BAU-BD-2019 chromosome 4, IGBB_LRoh.1.0, whole genome shotgun sequence, the DNA window TTTGGATATGGTCTCAATTCATATTCTATTTTGAGCAGAAGTGTTCTCAGCTGCTTTTGTATTCCAGCTCTTCATTTGGCAATCACAGGGACTGTTTATCCTAAAACcacaaactattatttttagtgttgtGGCATCAACCAAATCTGAAATGATGCCCAGCACTGAGCACATTCAGAACTGGCTTCCTTTCAGTTCAGGAGTTTTACAGTCACACAACCAAGGGAAATGCATTAGTATGACACAAGTTTTGACAagacataattttaaaattaattggtGTGTCCATCTAGCTTTGAtgtaatacataattaaaaaaatatataagtaattATAACTGGTAAGTGTTACCCCTGGTAAgtgttaaatgcatttattttatatatttaatatttaagtatagttcaagtctattaacatttactgacatattgctcgagacttactgatataaaaattataattaaactttatttggagtactacttgtgcacaatgcacatttcttaatattaagcctaaaatatgttttaatgtcactattgacgAGGAttttatgatctttaaataatatcagtctgTAAATgcgaaatatttaaagtgtaccgaAAGTGTACTTgtaatagttccactttagcacaatcttAAGCATATCTCTAGTTgaacttcagcactacttccgcacACTTGAAGTGCATTAGGTACAAAATTAGATATTTcagtttagcagactttaaatataccaagcACAACTGCatgggtatttttattaagtacataatacgtaaatgtacttttagtatacttagcatgaaatgtattttagatGTATATTAATTTTTGACTAGGGACACTAAGGGAAACCAATCTATGAATTTCTTCTAGTCACTGCATACTACATTGGCATGTGATAAAGTATTTGAATTCTGGCACATTCCCCTCCTCctgcttaacatttttaagaaaaccagAATTTGTCTATAGGCGTTGCCTTTCAGTGCCCTTATATGGGTCACATATCTGTTCATgacttaaaatgacttaaacatTGGCATTAAATCAGGTCATATGGCTTGAATTGGCTGCACTTGTTGTAATATTACAACTATTACAGGTGGTCACCTGATGTCTCTCCTTTCATCCTCAGCTCCCTTAACGTTTAACAGCTCCACCCCATCCAAACCCACAGATGATGTCACCTCTAATGGCTCCGCCCCCAGCTGTAAAGAGTACAACCGGCAGCTCACCGCACTAAACTGCTCTGTGCGAGACTGGATCACCAAGCATGTCAATGACAACCCCCTGTGCGACCTCAACCCCATCTTCCGTGACTACGAGCGACACCTGGCCAGCATTGAAAAGAAATATGGCAGCGGCGCGTCAGACAGTGGGGCGGAGAGCGCATCATTTGGAGGAGAGCAGAAGCAGCTTCTGAAGAGCGGAACAACAGCTTCTGTTTCCGGCACGAGTGCTACTGTGACCGCGTCAGTCACCAGTGCAGCGCCACAGCTCTTCTCATTTAAAGACAAGGATGCTCCTACAGCAGACAAACCAGCAGCGGTGGCTCCTCCAGGCGTCTCCTTTAATTTCGGCCAGAAGGTGGACAGCTCTGTGCTTGGTGCACTTACGTCCAGCGGAGCACCGTCTTTCTCGttttcttcctcttcctcctcttcagGCGTGTCTTTGTTTGGATCAGCAGTCAGTAGTATCAGTCCTGCGGTGCCATCCTCTCTGAATGCAGCCAGCAACAGCCAGTCTGCAGGTACGTTAGCAACATGTGCTGAGTGTGTTCACTAATTGACAGTCAAAAGACAGGTTCTCACTGTAAGTGACGTGTCATTTAGTTTGTATTTTAAGGcagttttctgtttcatttcagtttatttagtataatatatagtatttattgtaGAAGAAATGGACAGTCTTTACCAGACCtttataatttcattaatgTACAGAACATTCTTCATTCGttaacaagaaagaaaaaaagaaatttaggcTGCAATTAACAACTATTTTGCTaattggttaaattaaattaaaattaaaaaaattaaaaatatcactTTGTTTTTGGGggaaattgttttaaataacagtatttgaatagcatattttatatttatatttatattgtccattctagttttaaaacaaaatctgcAAATTGAAGTTtcttaaaaatctaaagatatAATATCAAGATATACATCGTTCATTGtgtaaaaaacattgtttttgatTTTCGTATAAGTGTTTTTgcaggttgcatttatttaattatttatttattttaactaaacaTATTAGTTGTCTAATACATATTCAATATGGGCATTAGGTTCTAACTGATGATGAAATTGGCTGTGGGCTTTCATTATCGATTTTCCTAATTAGAACTTATGCATAGTTGTATAATTTAACATGAGAGTGCTCTCACAGAGCTAACATTTATaacaggatttttatttttgctaaatgtttttgtaaaatgttttctcattactttactgtgaatttttctgttttagatgAAAATGGGGAGGAATCAGACGAGCCGCCCATTCCTGTGGTGAAAGAGATCAAGGAAAAAGACGCCTTCTATTCCAAAAAGTACACATCATGCCCAGTCACTCAATCTTTAAACACATCTAATTTCTCTCATACGTCATCTTTCAAATTGTCTTTCTGCAGGTGCAAGTTGTTTTATAAGAAGGACGGAGAGTTTAAGGAGAAGGGGGTCGGAACACTGCATCTGAAGATGGTGGCTGAGAGCAAACTTCAGCTTTTAGTGCGAGCCGACACCAACCTGGGTAACTGTCTGCATCTGTGTGTCGTCAGTGAACTGAATCTAGATACGTATTTATCTTATATGAAACTTTTAGGCTGATAATTGATGACAATAGTTCAGCTCTGTGTTAAAGTGATTGTGTTAATTGTGAGATACCAAGTCACAGTCACAAGAAGTAATCACAGTTATCACTGCAATTTTATCTCAGAGTGTCAGAAATGAAGTTGCGGTTGTTAGAAGGTGCATGGTGTGTTTAATTAACAGATCAATTATTAGAGGAAATCTGGATCCCCCTGCAGGGCATTTCA includes these proteins:
- the nup50 gene encoding nuclear pore complex protein Nup50 is translated as MAKRIAEKELTDRNWDQEDEGEEAGTFSIASEDVMKNRAIKKAKRRNVGAEGESGGAFKAFKGFSLTPNTGTASFSGFGNGAGFKPLSSLTNGSVAPVAPSFAGFNVPTSAKTNSAPLTFNSSTPSKPTDDVTSNGSAPSCKEYNRQLTALNCSVRDWITKHVNDNPLCDLNPIFRDYERHLASIEKKYGSGASDSGAESASFGGEQKQLLKSGTTASVSGTSATVTASVTSAAPQLFSFKDKDAPTADKPAAVAPPGVSFNFGQKVDSSVLGALTSSGAPSFSFSSSSSSSGVSLFGSAVSSISPAVPSSLNAASNSQSADENGEESDEPPIPVVKEIKEKDAFYSKKCKLFYKKDGEFKEKGVGTLHLKMVAESKLQLLVRADTNLGNILLNIMVPSSMPCSRTGKNNVMVVCVPNPPVDDKNPSTPVPVLIRVKTAEDADELHRILQEKKA